In Bacteroidota bacterium, the following proteins share a genomic window:
- a CDS encoding TolC family protein: MEESKQLALQNNAKVKNGELELEAAQQTRKAAFTKFFPSINASGAMFGAKENLMEISTQGGNLPVYDGNPARLLTAAQFAYMPASTMGLLKSGTFGLVSAVQPIFAGGRIWNGNRLASLGEDVSEYKNRLAQNEVLLRTEEQYWLLVSLNEKTRTVQRYEELLNSLLAQVEDAYASGLVTKNDMLKVEVKRSEVLLNKSKLENGRRLAMMAFCQHIGIPYDSSLVLTDSLTLEGSPESYYVENTEALKNRSEYQLLQASVHAEELQSDMKLGEYLPQAGIGIGELYMKMDENKDRSLGMVFGTVSIPISGWWEASYTLQERNIKERIAKNSMKDNSELLLLQMQKAWQDFIDARKQVLLSEEANTQADENLKVNQDSYNNGMSNLSDLLEAQALQQQTNEQVIEAKVGYRNKQTAYLQITGR, translated from the coding sequence TTGGAAGAAAGCAAACAGCTCGCGCTGCAGAATAATGCCAAGGTGAAGAATGGCGAGCTGGAATTAGAGGCCGCACAGCAGACACGCAAGGCAGCATTCACCAAATTTTTTCCATCGATCAATGCCAGCGGTGCAATGTTCGGAGCGAAAGAGAACCTGATGGAGATTTCGACTCAAGGAGGAAACCTCCCCGTCTATGACGGAAATCCTGCAAGGCTCTTAACTGCAGCACAGTTTGCATATATGCCGGCTTCAACGATGGGATTACTGAAGTCTGGAACGTTTGGCTTGGTGTCAGCGGTGCAGCCGATCTTTGCCGGCGGCAGAATTTGGAATGGCAATCGGCTCGCATCGTTGGGCGAAGATGTGAGCGAATACAAGAATCGACTTGCGCAGAACGAAGTACTGTTAAGGACGGAAGAGCAATACTGGCTTTTGGTTTCGCTGAATGAAAAGACAAGGACCGTACAACGCTACGAAGAATTGCTGAACAGTTTGCTGGCACAGGTGGAAGATGCGTACGCATCCGGACTTGTTACGAAGAACGACATGCTCAAAGTAGAAGTGAAACGGAGCGAAGTGCTTCTCAATAAATCAAAGCTAGAAAACGGGCGGAGGCTTGCGATGATGGCGTTTTGCCAGCATATCGGCATCCCCTACGATTCATCGTTAGTGCTCACAGATTCCTTAACGCTCGAAGGATCTCCGGAATCGTATTACGTGGAAAATACTGAGGCGCTGAAAAACAGATCGGAGTACCAGTTGCTACAAGCTTCTGTGCACGCGGAAGAATTACAGAGCGATATGAAACTCGGCGAGTATCTTCCGCAGGCCGGGATCGGCATCGGCGAATTGTATATGAAAATGGATGAGAACAAAGACAGATCGTTGGGGATGGTTTTTGGCACGGTTTCCATTCCAATCTCTGGTTGGTGGGAAGCATCGTACACATTGCAGGAACGGAATATCAAAGAAAGGATTGCCAAGAACTCAATGAAGGATAATTCGGAATTGCTGCTCCTGCAGATGCAAAAAGCATGGCAGGACTTCATCGATGCCCGAAAACAAGTTTTGTTAAGCGAAGAGGCGAACACCCAGGCTGACGAGAATCTAAAAGTGAACCAGGACAGCTATAACAATGGTATGAGTAATCTTTCTGATTTGCTGGAAGCACAGGCACTCCAGCAACAAACAAATGAGCAGGTTATAGAAGCAAAGGTAGGTTATAGGAACAAACAAACAGCCTATTTGCAGATAACGGGGAGATAA
- a CDS encoding T9SS type A sorting domain-containing protein, which produces MKRAFLICTLLIFLGAANLFSQTAAAPAGDGSCGNPYQIDSLPNLYWVTQNMGSWTSYFIQTSDIDAAESSTWACGTGFTPIGNGTNTFQGSYDGQGHTIDSLYILNNISFIGLFGFAQGGTIKNLGLVDVNIAGYAYVGGLVGLSAATIMNCYSTGTVTGTAAWDGGLVALDNGTVTGCYSAAHVSGGVWVGGLVGGTYQGIDNSYALGSVNGVGAGGLVGKVLLTISITNCYSVAVVTGGFDDGGLVGDTSGSGGVTVSNSFWNVQTSGQSVSAGGGTGDSTDAMKMQSTYTDAGWDFTNVWTIDPGVNRGYPSLQGVAALPVELVSFTVAANQRNAVLSWKTATEVQNSGFEVQRSENRGESAINGQELAASNWTKAGFVRGSGTSNSPKNYSFTDNVGAAGTYSYRLKQIDRNGAFTYSKTVTINLGGAPNVFALGQNYPNPFNPSTNIQFTVPADGRATLKIFNALGEEVATLFDGAATAGENHQATFDASRLASGIYFSRLEFNGRTQVKKMMLVK; this is translated from the coding sequence ATGAAGAGAGCCTTTCTGATTTGCACACTTTTAATTTTCCTTGGCGCAGCTAACTTATTTTCTCAGACCGCGGCGGCGCCCGCGGGGGACGGCAGCTGCGGCAACCCATACCAAATCGATTCGCTCCCCAATCTTTATTGGGTCACGCAGAACATGGGCTCCTGGACAAGTTATTTCATCCAGACATCGGACATCGACGCGGCGGAGAGCAGCACTTGGGCCTGCGGCACGGGCTTCACTCCCATCGGCAATGGAACGAACACATTCCAAGGTTCGTACGACGGCCAGGGGCACACGATCGACAGCCTCTACATCCTCAACAATATATCATTTATCGGCCTCTTCGGTTTCGCCCAAGGTGGAACGATCAAGAATCTCGGTCTGGTGGATGTCAATATAGCTGGGTATGCGTATGTCGGCGGTCTAGTTGGTCTAAGCGCTGCTACGATCATGAATTGTTACAGCACGGGGACCGTCACTGGAACTGCAGCGTGGGATGGGGGGCTTGTCGCCCTCGACAACGGGACCGTTACCGGTTGTTATTCCGCCGCTCACGTGAGCGGCGGCGTATGGGTCGGTGGGCTCGTTGGAGGAACGTATCAGGGCATCGACAACAGCTATGCTTTGGGTTCGGTGAACGGAGTTGGGGCGGGGGGATTGGTGGGTAAAGTCTTACTAACCATCTCGATCACCAACTGCTACTCCGTCGCGGTTGTCACCGGCGGTTTCGATGACGGAGGCTTGGTTGGCGACACGTCGGGCTCGGGCGGCGTGACCGTAAGCAATTCATTCTGGAATGTGCAAACGAGCGGCCAATCTGTGAGTGCTGGGGGAGGGACGGGGGACAGCACGGACGCGATGAAGATGCAATCCACATACACGGATGCGGGCTGGGATTTTACGAATGTCTGGACGATCGATCCCGGCGTCAACCGCGGTTACCCATCGCTGCAGGGAGTCGCAGCATTGCCGGTGGAGCTCGTCTCGTTCACCGTTGCGGCGAATCAGAGAAATGCAGTACTTAGCTGGAAGACGGCGACGGAGGTTCAGAACTCTGGGTTTGAGGTTCAAAGATCCGAGAACAGGGGAGAGAGTGCGATCAACGGTCAAGAATTAGCAGCCAGCAATTGGACAAAGGCCGGGTTTGTTCGCGGGTCGGGAACGTCCAACTCACCTAAAAACTACTCCTTCACCGACAACGTCGGAGCGGCGGGAACATATTCTTACCGGCTGAAACAGATCGACAGGAACGGAGCATTTACTTATTCCAAGACTGTCACGATCAACCTGGGCGGTGCTCCGAATGTCTTCGCATTGGGGCAAAACTATCCGAATCCGTTCAATCCTTCGACGAACATTCAGTTCACCGTCCCGGCCGACGGGCGGGCGACGCTGAAGATCTTCAACGCGCTGGGGGAAGAAGTGGCGACCCTCTTCGATGGCGCCGCGACCGCAGGAGAAAACCACCAGGCGACGTTCGATGCCTCCCGTCTCGCAAGCGGCATATATTTTTCACGGCTGGAGTTTAATGGCAGGACGCAGGTGAAGAAGATGATGCTGGTGAAGTAA
- a CDS encoding zinc-binding dehydrogenase, with protein sequence MAEIRHKTIPTMRAVMLTAKGGPDVLRVVEVPMPVPGPGEVRVKVLATGVGATDVTMRRGSYIFAPRIPFIPGYESIGIVDAVGKDVASLKEGDRVCALLVYGGYAEYVVRGAEHWIKVPSGLSDLAAVSLVLNYVTAFQMIRRKARLQPGQSALVNAANGGVGQALLDLLRALGISAIGAAAQAHHEIVSSYGAIPIEGRFAPLDDGVHRVRPQGVDAAFDAVGGRATGECIASTRRGGTTVWYGFVGARKTSELVHSYASLFIGSRLKRRRGTFYGITMWYRKDPLPFREDLLELFRLLQENKIAPRIAQTFPLLDARKANERLEAGGIEGKIVLVA encoded by the coding sequence GTGGCGGAAATAAGACACAAGACGATCCCGACAATGCGGGCCGTCATGCTGACGGCCAAAGGAGGTCCCGATGTTCTCAGAGTGGTCGAGGTGCCGATGCCGGTTCCCGGCCCGGGAGAGGTCCGAGTCAAAGTACTGGCTACGGGCGTCGGTGCAACGGATGTTACCATGCGCCGCGGCTCGTACATTTTCGCGCCGCGGATCCCGTTCATCCCCGGCTACGAATCGATCGGCATCGTCGATGCAGTAGGCAAAGATGTCGCTTCTTTAAAAGAAGGGGACCGTGTCTGTGCCCTGTTGGTGTATGGAGGATACGCGGAATATGTGGTGCGGGGGGCCGAGCACTGGATCAAAGTACCGTCCGGCCTGAGCGATCTTGCCGCTGTCTCGCTCGTGCTGAATTATGTCACCGCATTCCAGATGATCCGGCGAAAAGCCCGCCTGCAGCCCGGACAGTCCGCGCTCGTCAACGCCGCGAACGGCGGGGTCGGTCAGGCATTGCTCGATCTGCTCCGCGCGCTTGGCATTTCGGCAATCGGCGCAGCGGCGCAGGCACATCATGAAATTGTCTCTTCCTACGGCGCGATACCGATTGAAGGACGCTTCGCACCGCTCGATGACGGCGTTCATCGGGTTCGTCCGCAAGGAGTGGATGCGGCCTTCGACGCGGTCGGCGGCAGAGCGACCGGCGAATGCATCGCTTCCACCCGCAGAGGGGGTACGACGGTATGGTACGGTTTCGTCGGCGCCAGAAAAACCTCCGAACTTGTTCATTCTTATGCTTCGCTTTTTATAGGAAGTCGGTTGAAAAGGCGGCGCGGCACATTTTATGGGATCACCATGTGGTACCGAAAAGACCCTCTGCCATTCCGCGAAGATTTGCTGGAACTCTTCAGGCTTCTCCAGGAGAACAAGATCGCCCCCCGCATCGCACAGACATTCCCCCTGCTCGACGCCCGAAAGGCGAACGAGCGGCTTGAAGCGGGCGGAATCGAAGGAAAAATCGTCCTTGTCGCATGA
- a CDS encoding cellulase family glycosylhydrolase produces the protein MKTKFVVLTFALLSAAWTASAQLSPQQALKGMMRGINIGNTMEPPTEGAWGNPPVQERAFDDYKGAGFTAVRIPITWDAHTDTTAPYAVDSAWMARVEQVVDWGLKRGLFIIINAHHETWLKTSFTAAHIARFDSIWSQIAARFADRSDSLIFEIINEPYPMSQKNVDSLNAMVLKIIRRSNPTRIVSFSGYMWSNSDQLVIAAIPDSSDKYLIGYYHSYDPYPFGLIGTGTYGSFSDLLATKAKFDQVTTWSVRNNIPVVLGEFGYIDTADYNSRMLAYGTVVDQALNHNVAAFAWDDGGDFPVYDRYTEVFNEVKDILIHVSPQSPNGLKISQGAGQSIHLTWTNRNAESDSIVVERRSGNSGFIRIAMLPPGISLFTDSTTSGGVSYYYRLSVTRSDSTELQSYPITFKPAVTLVNPGRATAVRFNLSDNYPNPFNPSTMIEYSIPARSRVTLQVFNTLGQRVAELVNGDEEAGTYDMTFDASGLASGMYFYRLQAGTLVETKKMLLLR, from the coding sequence ATGAAAACTAAATTTGTGGTTCTGACGTTCGCGCTTCTCTCCGCCGCATGGACCGCAAGCGCTCAGCTCTCTCCGCAACAAGCACTCAAGGGGATGATGCGCGGCATCAACATCGGCAACACGATGGAGCCGCCGACGGAAGGAGCATGGGGGAATCCGCCGGTCCAAGAGCGGGCGTTCGACGATTACAAAGGGGCTGGATTTACCGCCGTCCGGATCCCCATCACGTGGGACGCACATACGGACACGACAGCCCCCTACGCCGTTGACAGTGCGTGGATGGCGCGTGTAGAGCAGGTCGTCGACTGGGGATTAAAGCGCGGGCTCTTCATCATCATCAACGCCCACCATGAGACCTGGCTGAAAACATCCTTTACTGCGGCTCATATCGCCCGCTTCGACAGCATCTGGAGCCAGATCGCGGCACGCTTTGCGGACAGATCGGACAGCCTCATCTTTGAGATCATCAACGAACCATACCCCATGTCGCAAAAGAACGTCGACTCGCTGAATGCCATGGTGCTGAAGATCATCCGCCGCTCCAACCCGACGCGCATCGTCTCCTTTTCCGGCTACATGTGGTCCAATTCCGACCAGTTGGTAATCGCCGCCATTCCCGATTCCAGCGACAAGTATCTGATCGGCTACTATCACTCTTACGACCCGTACCCGTTCGGCCTCATCGGCACGGGGACCTACGGCAGCTTCTCAGACCTCCTCGCCACAAAGGCGAAATTCGATCAGGTCACAACATGGTCGGTCAGAAACAACATCCCCGTCGTGCTCGGTGAGTTCGGCTACATCGACACCGCAGACTATAATTCGCGTATGCTCGCCTACGGCACGGTCGTGGACCAGGCGCTGAACCATAACGTCGCCGCATTCGCCTGGGATGACGGCGGAGATTTCCCCGTTTATGACCGATATACCGAAGTCTTCAACGAGGTCAAAGATATTCTCATCCATGTCTCCCCGCAGTCGCCGAATGGGCTGAAGATCAGCCAGGGAGCGGGGCAATCCATACACCTTACCTGGACCAACCGAAACGCGGAGAGCGATAGCATTGTTGTCGAGCGGCGGTCCGGAAATAGCGGCTTCATCCGCATCGCGATGCTCCCCCCCGGCATTTCCCTTTTTACCGACTCGACCACGTCCGGCGGCGTCAGCTATTATTACCGGCTCAGCGTTACCCGGAGCGACTCGACGGAACTGCAATCGTATCCGATCACCTTCAAGCCGGCCGTCACGCTCGTGAATCCGGGCAGGGCGACCGCAGTTCGGTTTAATCTCTCGGACAACTACCCTAACCCGTTCAATCCGTCAACGATGATCGAATACTCGATCCCCGCCCGGTCGCGAGTGACTCTCCAGGTGTTCAATACGCTCGGGCAAAGAGTCGCGGAATTAGTGAACGGCGACGAAGAGGCCGGCACATACGACATGACCTTCGACGCAAGCGGTTTGGCTTCGGGGATGTACTTCTACAGGCTTCAGGCGGGAACGTTAGTGGAAACGAAAAAAATGCTTCTGTTGAGGTAG
- a CDS encoding glycosyltransferase family A protein, with product MRSDYRNESYYIEASRNFISQLFLRQALITISTVIPTCDRRESLHRILRSLAQQSVLPDEVIVVDGSTGREEHDPAESFPRLNIIYVRTGAAVCVQRNIGIRRSAGSHIFLCDDDLELPKDYVARIKEFLLQNPKANIATGLVYEKNEKGDWAYEYPAASAGELFWKFIFQQSVWYDIDKTETGYFGGWILLLMSHFYATRGNSYTLAGWPLVTQFTKPVFTTAFYGLGASVVKKEWLVASPYDELLDANGIGDNYGVALHFPELPAIHVLTELPVYHHKEEANRLSGAESYYRRGLALQYFMHGSTRFTGANRMLFVWSLLGNWAAFLAKRNWEYLRAANRLFKAIVLRNNPYLRR from the coding sequence ATGCGATCTGATTATCGCAACGAATCTTATTATATTGAGGCGTCAAGGAATTTCATTTCACAATTGTTCTTGCGCCAAGCATTGATCACAATCAGCACTGTTATTCCGACCTGCGACCGGCGCGAAAGCCTGCATCGAATCTTGAGATCACTGGCTCAGCAAAGCGTGCTGCCGGATGAGGTCATTGTCGTGGACGGGAGTACCGGTCGTGAAGAGCATGATCCGGCAGAGAGTTTTCCCCGATTGAACATTATCTATGTGCGAACCGGCGCCGCGGTTTGCGTCCAGCGGAATATCGGCATCCGGAGATCGGCGGGTTCTCACATTTTTCTCTGCGACGACGATCTCGAGCTTCCAAAAGACTATGTCGCCAGGATCAAAGAATTCCTTCTCCAAAACCCAAAAGCGAATATTGCCACCGGGTTGGTGTATGAGAAGAATGAAAAGGGAGATTGGGCATACGAATATCCGGCCGCGTCGGCAGGGGAATTATTCTGGAAATTCATTTTCCAGCAGAGTGTTTGGTATGACATCGACAAAACTGAAACCGGGTATTTCGGCGGATGGATTCTGCTTCTTATGTCCCATTTTTACGCAACGAGGGGAAATTCGTACACGCTGGCAGGGTGGCCGCTTGTCACACAATTCACTAAGCCGGTTTTTACGACGGCGTTCTATGGGTTGGGGGCGAGTGTCGTCAAAAAGGAATGGCTGGTTGCGAGCCCCTATGATGAACTCCTCGATGCGAACGGCATCGGCGATAATTACGGAGTCGCGCTTCATTTCCCCGAGTTGCCGGCGATCCATGTGTTAACGGAGCTCCCTGTCTATCATCACAAAGAGGAAGCGAACCGCTTGTCGGGCGCGGAATCGTACTACAGAAGAGGGCTGGCGCTCCAGTATTTCATGCATGGAAGCACGAGGTTCACCGGTGCGAACAGAATGCTTTTTGTTTGGTCCCTTCTGGGGAATTGGGCCGCATTTCTGGCGAAAAGAAATTGGGAATATCTACGCGCTGCAAACAGACTTTTCAAAGCGATAGTGCTTCGAAATAATCCTTACCTAAGGCGATGA
- a CDS encoding DEAD/DEAH box helicase yields MSFSKLGLADQLVQGILATGYTAPTAIQERAIPLAVAGRDIIGCAKTGTGKTAAFVLPMLNHFLTHSHHKGHQTRGLIVTPTRELAQQVEESVVGYGRFAPFQSLAIFGGVNMENQIKRLARGIDIVVATPGRLLDHLNRGTIDLSHVEILVLDEADRMFDMGFIKDIRKIIARLPVKRQTLLFSATMSAEVRKLVASIQSNPELIEIGELRKPVEAVKQVFYSIPQEAKIDLLLHILQTQELDSVLIFSRTKHGADKIQRKLERAGVNAVAIHSNRTQAQRQRALAGFKQGHFKVMVATDIAARGIDVDGISHVVNFDTPTFAEDYIHRIGRTGRASSTGDAITFVSNGEQKFLKSIERYVGDKANLHRYPGFDYSAKPATEERAAHGHDGHGQKERTDGRHDDRRNRYPNDRSGRPSREERGSGHPAGRPRGERSGKWGHSQQRDHHRNNSSDQPKDGSVPENRRHERTHATAVPRHPKPSQTLSEERDWRKLVASTEESGKFRKKLKKLFLRKKA; encoded by the coding sequence ATGTCATTTTCTAAACTTGGTCTTGCCGACCAACTCGTGCAGGGTATTCTCGCTACGGGATACACTGCCCCCACAGCGATACAAGAGCGGGCGATTCCGCTGGCGGTCGCCGGCCGCGACATCATCGGCTGCGCAAAAACGGGAACGGGCAAAACGGCGGCCTTCGTGCTGCCAATGCTCAACCATTTTCTGACACATTCCCACCACAAAGGGCATCAGACCCGCGGGCTGATCGTGACCCCGACACGCGAACTTGCACAGCAGGTCGAGGAATCTGTCGTCGGTTACGGACGGTTTGCTCCTTTCCAGAGCCTTGCCATTTTCGGCGGCGTAAACATGGAGAACCAGATCAAACGGCTCGCGCGCGGGATTGACATTGTCGTTGCGACCCCGGGACGGCTGCTCGACCATCTCAACCGGGGAACGATTGACCTGTCGCATGTCGAGATCTTGGTCCTCGACGAAGCCGACCGGATGTTCGACATGGGGTTCATCAAGGACATCCGAAAGATCATTGCACGCCTCCCGGTGAAGCGTCAGACCCTGCTCTTTTCCGCCACCATGTCCGCAGAGGTGAGGAAGCTGGTCGCATCGATCCAATCCAATCCGGAGCTGATCGAGATCGGCGAGCTGCGGAAGCCGGTCGAGGCTGTGAAGCAGGTGTTTTATTCTATTCCACAGGAAGCGAAGATCGACCTTCTCCTTCATATCCTCCAGACTCAGGAGCTGGACAGCGTCCTTATCTTCTCACGGACAAAGCACGGCGCCGATAAGATCCAGAGGAAACTCGAGCGGGCCGGGGTCAATGCCGTGGCGATCCACTCCAACCGCACTCAGGCCCAGCGCCAGCGTGCCCTTGCGGGGTTCAAACAGGGACACTTCAAGGTGATGGTGGCGACGGATATCGCGGCGCGCGGAATTGATGTGGACGGGATCTCCCATGTGGTGAATTTTGACACTCCCACGTTCGCAGAGGATTATATCCATCGCATAGGACGAACCGGCCGCGCCTCCTCTACCGGCGATGCGATCACTTTTGTTTCGAATGGGGAACAAAAATTCCTGAAGAGCATCGAGCGGTATGTCGGAGACAAGGCCAACTTGCACCGCTATCCGGGATTCGACTATTCGGCAAAGCCGGCGACCGAGGAACGCGCCGCTCATGGTCATGACGGCCACGGACAAAAAGAACGGACGGACGGACGGCACGACGACCGCCGGAATCGTTATCCGAACGATCGCTCCGGGAGACCATCCCGCGAAGAACGGGGAAGCGGTCATCCTGCAGGAAGGCCTCGCGGAGAACGGAGCGGTAAGTGGGGGCATTCGCAGCAACGCGACCATCACCGGAACAACAGCTCCGATCAGCCAAAGGACGGATCCGTCCCGGAGAATCGCCGGCATGAAAGAACACACGCGACCGCCGTACCCCGTCATCCGAAACCCTCCCAAACACTTTCCGAAGAAAGAGACTGGAGAAAGTTGGTGGCCTCTACGGAGGAGAGCGGAAAATTTCGAAAGAAATTGAAGAAGCTGTTCCTTCGCAAAAAGGCGTGA
- a CDS encoding cold-shock protein, with product MEKGTVKWFNATKGFGFISRGTGDDVFVHFNAIVGNGYKSLNEGDKVQFDVEKGPKGFQATNVTVE from the coding sequence ATGGAAAAAGGAACCGTCAAATGGTTTAACGCAACCAAAGGATTCGGATTCATCTCGCGCGGAACGGGCGATGATGTTTTCGTCCATTTCAATGCAATCGTCGGGAACGGATACAAATCGCTGAATGAAGGCGATAAGGTCCAGTTCGACGTCGAGAAGGGTCCGAAAGGATTCCAGGCCACGAACGTGACCGTTGAATGA
- a CDS encoding pyridoxamine 5'-phosphate oxidase family protein has protein sequence MTTAGNTMRRSDRAIQSEEAKDVLENAEYGVLSMASPNGEPYGIPLNFCLMNNAIYFHCAPEGRKIELLLRNNAVSFCVVGETEVLRDQFAMKYESVIVSGRAEDVTGNEKQSALEGLVKKYSKAFYAEGAAKISADIEKTKVYKIMINTITGKARR, from the coding sequence ATGACGACGGCTGGGAACACGATGCGCCGGAGCGACCGGGCAATACAGAGTGAAGAAGCTAAGGACGTTCTGGAAAACGCAGAGTACGGCGTCCTCTCCATGGCTTCGCCGAACGGGGAGCCATACGGCATCCCCCTCAATTTCTGCCTGATGAACAATGCCATCTATTTTCATTGCGCCCCCGAAGGGAGAAAAATTGAACTGCTCCTCCGGAACAACGCCGTATCATTCTGCGTTGTCGGAGAGACCGAGGTGCTGCGCGATCAGTTTGCCATGAAGTACGAGAGCGTAATCGTATCGGGAAGAGCAGAGGACGTGACGGGGAACGAGAAGCAGTCGGCCCTCGAGGGCCTGGTCAAAAAATATTCGAAGGCGTTCTATGCCGAAGGAGCTGCAAAGATCAGCGCCGACATTGAAAAGACAAAAGTCTACAAGATCATGATCAATACTATCACAGGGAAGGCCCGCCGTTAG
- a CDS encoding B12-binding domain-containing radical SAM protein — MNILLVNPYFPDTFWGFRHALKFVSKKAAYPPLGLLTVAAMLPSAWTKRLVDMNTGELRDTDLLWADYVFLGGMSIQANSVKEVIVRCKTLKKKVVAGGPLFTARASEFGDVDHLVLNEAEITLPEFLEDLALGSPRHEYRTDRWADVTTTPAPLWHLLNTRRYGSMNIQYSRGCPYDCEFCDITVLYGRVPRTKAKNQLVAELDGLYGSGWRGGVFFVDDNFIGNRNKLKNEILPAVIRWMEGKNYPFIFNTEVSINLSDDDELMRLMAKAGFHTVFVGIESPHPASLEECRKIPNKNRDLISSVKRLQKGGFQVQGGFIVGFDSDPDSIFQKVIDFVQESGIVTAMVGLLNAPVGTRLYNRLRREGRLLTTMSGDNTDFSMNFIPQMNREALLKGYRYLLEHIYAPKPYYTRVRNFLRSYTPPKFARLPISPRDIRALLSSTFLLGIAGKERFHFWKLFFWSLCTRPRMFPMAITFSIYGYHFRRILDLYTTG; from the coding sequence ATGAATATCCTCCTTGTCAACCCATATTTTCCTGACACCTTCTGGGGATTCCGGCATGCCCTGAAGTTCGTCTCAAAAAAAGCCGCGTACCCTCCGCTCGGACTTCTTACCGTCGCAGCTATGCTTCCATCCGCATGGACCAAACGGCTCGTGGATATGAACACGGGCGAACTGCGGGATACCGATCTCCTGTGGGCGGACTATGTCTTTCTTGGAGGAATGTCGATCCAGGCAAATTCGGTCAAGGAAGTCATCGTACGCTGCAAGACGCTCAAGAAAAAAGTTGTAGCCGGCGGTCCCCTCTTCACTGCCCGGGCATCCGAGTTTGGCGACGTGGATCATCTCGTCCTGAACGAAGCGGAGATCACGCTCCCCGAATTCCTTGAGGATCTTGCCCTCGGGTCGCCGCGGCACGAGTACCGAACGGATCGCTGGGCCGACGTAACGACGACACCTGCCCCCCTGTGGCATCTGCTCAACACGCGGCGATACGGTTCAATGAACATTCAGTATTCCCGGGGATGTCCGTACGACTGCGAGTTTTGCGATATCACGGTCCTTTACGGACGCGTTCCAAGGACGAAGGCGAAGAATCAGCTCGTGGCCGAATTGGATGGTCTTTACGGGTCAGGGTGGAGGGGAGGGGTCTTCTTCGTGGACGACAACTTCATCGGGAACAGAAACAAGCTGAAGAACGAAATTCTTCCCGCCGTTATCCGATGGATGGAAGGGAAGAATTATCCTTTCATCTTCAACACCGAGGTCTCCATCAATCTCTCGGACGACGATGAGTTGATGCGGCTGATGGCGAAGGCAGGTTTTCATACGGTCTTCGTCGGAATAGAATCGCCGCACCCCGCCAGTCTGGAAGAGTGCAGGAAGATCCCAAACAAGAACCGCGACCTGATCTCTTCAGTGAAGAGACTCCAGAAAGGCGGATTTCAGGTGCAGGGGGGATTTATCGTGGGGTTCGACAGCGATCCGGATTCCATCTTCCAGAAGGTGATCGACTTCGTACAGGAAAGCGGCATCGTCACGGCGATGGTGGGACTTCTCAACGCTCCCGTCGGCACCCGGCTGTACAACCGGTTACGCAGGGAGGGGAGGCTTTTGACGACGATGAGCGGCGACAATACCGACTTCTCGATGAACTTCATTCCGCAGATGAACCGGGAAGCCTTGCTGAAGGGGTATCGGTATCTGCTCGAGCACATCTACGCACCGAAGCCGTATTATACGAGAGTGCGAAATTTCTTGCGCTCGTACACGCCGCCGAAATTTGCCCGGCTGCCGATCTCTCCACGGGACATCAGGGCGCTTCTCTCCTCGACGTTCCTCCTGGGGATCGCCGGCAAAGAGAGATTTCATTTCTGGAAGCTCTTCTTCTGGTCCCTCTGCACCCGTCCGCGAATGTTCCCCATGGCGATTACGTTCTCCATTTACGGATATCACTTCCGCCGTATTCTTGACCTCTATACCACGGGATAA
- a CDS encoding TfoX/Sxy family protein, with translation MAYDEHLAERIRKALAHLPRVRERKMFRGIAFMVNGKMCVTVGHNEMMCRIDPALHHSALQRKGCRTMRMRGREYIGWVLVSEEGMKTKKDFDHWISLSLSFNRYAKTSKKKDK, from the coding sequence ATGGCATACGACGAGCATCTTGCGGAAAGAATCAGAAAAGCTCTTGCCCACCTTCCCCGGGTTCGGGAAAGGAAGATGTTTCGCGGCATAGCATTCATGGTCAACGGAAAAATGTGCGTCACCGTCGGTCACAACGAAATGATGTGCCGCATCGACCCCGCCCTTCACCACTCGGCTCTTCAACGAAAGGGATGCCGGACGATGAGAATGAGAGGGCGAGAATACATCGGCTGGGTCCTTGTTTCTGAAGAAGGGATGAAAACAAAAAAGGATTTCGATCATTGGATCTCCCTGTCGTTGAGTTTTAATCGATACGCCAAGACATCCAAAAAGAAAGATAAATGA